Below is a genomic region from Fusarium oxysporum Fo47 chromosome VIII, complete sequence.
CGCTTCTATGGATTTGCCCTTGAAGTTGTAGCTAAAGATTCCTATAGCGACCAGATCTTTGACAAAGCTAGGCTGGTCAACTGCGCGCTAATGGCAAAGATCCACACAGTGGAATGGACTCCTGCTATTCTCGCACACCCTGCTCTTCAGATTGGTATGAATGCCAACTGGTGGGGCCTTGCTGGTGAGACCCTTACAAAGCTGGCTGGGAGAATATCGAAGAGGAGCGAGATCATTTCTGGCATTCCCGGTTCAGGGGTTGACCATGACGGCATTCCCTACAGCCTCACAGAGGAATTTGTATCCGTTTATAGGATGCACTCCCTCATTCCCGGTAAGGCATCCTGTTGATTATTCCCCTTATATCGTTCTAAGTAAGGGTTTCAGAAAATATCGCCTTCTTTAACGCGAAAGATGGGAAGCACCAAACCACAATCCCTATAGTAGATATGACATTTAAGAATGCGCAGAAGCCTTTTTCTAAAGGCCTCTCGTTCGCCGACATGTTCTACTCCTTTGGCATCAACTATCCTGGAGCCATTACCAACAATAACTACCCAAATTTCTTACGCGACTTGACTTCCCCGGATGGCCTCCACCGGGACATGGGTACTGTTGACATCTTACGCGACCGTGAGCGCGGCGTCCCGCGGTACTGTGACTTTCGACGTATGCTGCGTATGCATGTCCCGACTACATTTGAGGAGCTGACTGGCGGCAACAAGGCGCTCGCCACAGAGCTCTCCGAGGTGTACAACGGAGACATTGAGGCCATCGACACACTGGTCGGCTCGCACAGTGAGCCTGTGATCCCCGGCTTCGGCTTCAGTGAGACCGCGTTCCGCATCTTCATTGTCATGGCATCGCGGCGGCTCAAGAGCGACCGCTTTATTGCTGGGCAGTGGAATGCCAAGACATATACGAAAGAGGGTTTCCATTGGGTGCAGCATACGACGATGAAGGATGTGCTGATCAGGCATTTTCCTGAGCTAAAGGAGGCGCTAAAAAAGAGTAAGAATGTGTTTGCGCCTTGGGTTCAGTTGGGCGAGTCGAAGAAGTATCAAGGGTTTGAGACGACTGTTTCGGAAGTCGCCTGAAAGGGGGGATTCGATTTCTGACGAGTTCAAGTTTCCTATCTGATCTATTTTAGTCTAGATTGTACGTTTCAGTTGACGAAACGAGTTACAACTAAATAAGTTTGAAATACCATGAGAAGCTTGA
It encodes:
- a CDS encoding feebly protein; the encoded protein is MDHPKMSFRPSFIERTIISIFHLINNFVSWFKLPAILGALNLAAMRIELRGYNLHDGYASASAQGNSQEEPMDDERYLNARHSDGKFNSLELPLMGCAGMRFGRNFPRKYCQKPTEDRLWTPNPRVVSERFMARKPDGFIPATTLNLLAAAWIQFQTHDWFNHELSDESFNIPLPVGDRWSDGRMELPQTKPDATLDPFDLKCPGYKNLNTSWWDGSQIYGSSEEATSKLRTRNPDGKLMFTESGIEAFLPQDKDGNPLTGFNNNWWIGMEILHTLFALEHNSLCDMFRKAYPNWTGDQIFDKARLVNCALMAKIHTVEWTPAILAHPALQIGMNANWWGLAGETLTKLAGRISKRSEIISGIPGSGVDHDGIPYSLTEEFVSVYRMHSLIPENIAFFNAKDGKHQTTIPIVDMTFKNAQKPFSKGLSFADMFYSFGINYPGAITNNNYPNFLRDLTSPDGLHRDMGTVDILRDRERGVPRYCDFRRMLRMHVPTTFEELTGGNKALATELSEVYNGDIEAIDTLVGSHSEPVIPGFGFSETAFRIFIVMASRRLKSDRFIAGQWNAKTYTKEGFHWVQHTTMKDVLIRHFPELKEALKKSKNVFAPWVQLGESKKYQGFETTVSEVA